The sequence AATTGTGAAGAGTGATAGCCAATATGAAATATATATTCATTTATTTAATTAAATTCTATCAAAAATTTATTTCACCTTTAAAACCTCCAAGCTGTAGATTTTATCCTACGTGTTCTCAATATGCGGTAGAAGCTATAGAAAAATACGGAAGTATAAAGGGAATTTATCTTTCGGTAAGAAGAATATTAAAATGCCATCCGTTTCATCCAGGAGGGTATGATCCGGTACCATAGAATAAAGGAGGTTTGAGATTTGCAAGCGATTACTAATATATTAACTGATGTATTCAAGTGGATACATATGCTTGTGCCAAGTTATGGAATAGATATTATTTTGTTTACACTTCTTATAAAAATCGTGCTGCTTCCATTTAACATTGCACAAACAAGATCAACTGTCAAAACACAGATGATACAACCGAAATTAAAGGAAATTCAGAAAAAATATAAAAATGATCCTAAAAAATTACAGGAAGCACAATTGGAATTGTATAAATCGGAAGGTGTAA comes from Clostridiales bacterium and encodes:
- the yidD gene encoding membrane protein insertion efficiency factor YidD is translated as MKYIFIYLIKFYQKFISPLKPPSCRFYPTCSQYAVEAIEKYGSIKGIYLSVRRILKCHPFHPGGYDPVP